The Epinephelus lanceolatus isolate andai-2023 chromosome 11, ASM4190304v1, whole genome shotgun sequence genome window below encodes:
- the ndfip1l gene encoding NEDD4 family-interacting protein 1-like isoform X2: MAEPSGRYQQLPNEEDPEESPQVAADAPPPYSSIAVDNAAYFDCKEDGAFPKPPSYNVATTLPSYDEAERTKAETTVPLVAGRQPQHRERLETFDDVIRSSLEDEDFVTRDDFEDADQLRIGNDGIFMLTFFMAFLFNWIGFFLSFCLTTSAAGRYGAISGFGLSLIKWILIVRFSTYFPGYFDGQYWLWWVFLVLGFLLFLRGFINYARIRKMTDTFSTLPRTRVLFIY; encoded by the exons ATGGCCGAACCGAGCGGCAGATACCAGCAG CTGCCCAATGAGGAGGACCCAGAGGAGAGTCCACAGGTAGCAGCTGATGCTCCACCCCCGTACAGCAGCATCGCAGTGGACAATGCTG CCTACTTTGACTGCAAGGAAGACGGGGCTTTCCCCAAGCCTCCGTCATACAACGTAGCAACGACGCTACCTTCCTATGATGAAGCAGAAAGAACCAAGGCTGAGACTACTGTTCCCCTGGTAGCTGGAAGA cagcctcagcacagGGAGCGCCTGGAGACTTTTGACGATGTAATTCGCAGTTCACTGGAG GATGAAGACTTTGTGACCAGAGACGACTTTGAAGACGCCGATCAGCTGAGGATAGGAAATGACGGCATCTTCATGCTCACCTTTTTCA TGGCATTCCTGTTCAACTGGATCGGCTTcttcctgtctttctgtctgaccACCTCAGCAGCCGGCCGCTACGGAGCCATCTCGGGCTTCGGCCTCTCTCTAATCAAATGGATCCTCATAGTCAGG TTCTCCACGTACTTCCCCGGTTACTTTGATGGACAGTACTGGCTGTGGTGGGTGTTCCTGGTGTTGG GCTTTTTGCTCTTCCTTCGAGGATTCATCAACTACGCCAGAATCCGCAAGATGACCGACACCTTCTCCACCCTGCCCCGCACCCGAGTCCTCTTCATTTACTGA
- the ndfip1l gene encoding NEDD4 family-interacting protein 1-like isoform X1 yields the protein MAEPSGRYQQLPNEEDPEESPQVAADAPPPYSSIAVDNAAYFDCKEDGAFPKPPSYNVATTLPSYDEAERTKAETTVPLVAGRQQPQHRERLETFDDVIRSSLEDEDFVTRDDFEDADQLRIGNDGIFMLTFFMAFLFNWIGFFLSFCLTTSAAGRYGAISGFGLSLIKWILIVRFSTYFPGYFDGQYWLWWVFLVLGFLLFLRGFINYARIRKMTDTFSTLPRTRVLFIY from the exons ATGGCCGAACCGAGCGGCAGATACCAGCAG CTGCCCAATGAGGAGGACCCAGAGGAGAGTCCACAGGTAGCAGCTGATGCTCCACCCCCGTACAGCAGCATCGCAGTGGACAATGCTG CCTACTTTGACTGCAAGGAAGACGGGGCTTTCCCCAAGCCTCCGTCATACAACGTAGCAACGACGCTACCTTCCTATGATGAAGCAGAAAGAACCAAGGCTGAGACTACTGTTCCCCTGGTAGCTGGAAGA cagcagcctcagcacagGGAGCGCCTGGAGACTTTTGACGATGTAATTCGCAGTTCACTGGAG GATGAAGACTTTGTGACCAGAGACGACTTTGAAGACGCCGATCAGCTGAGGATAGGAAATGACGGCATCTTCATGCTCACCTTTTTCA TGGCATTCCTGTTCAACTGGATCGGCTTcttcctgtctttctgtctgaccACCTCAGCAGCCGGCCGCTACGGAGCCATCTCGGGCTTCGGCCTCTCTCTAATCAAATGGATCCTCATAGTCAGG TTCTCCACGTACTTCCCCGGTTACTTTGATGGACAGTACTGGCTGTGGTGGGTGTTCCTGGTGTTGG GCTTTTTGCTCTTCCTTCGAGGATTCATCAACTACGCCAGAATCCGCAAGATGACCGACACCTTCTCCACCCTGCCCCGCACCCGAGTCCTCTTCATTTACTGA
- the ndfip1l gene encoding NEDD4 family-interacting protein 1-like isoform X3: protein MAEPSGRYQQLPNEEDPEESPQVAADAPPPYSSIAVDNAAYFDCKEDGAFPKPPSYNVATTLPSYDEAERTKAETTVPLVAGRDEDFVTRDDFEDADQLRIGNDGIFMLTFFMAFLFNWIGFFLSFCLTTSAAGRYGAISGFGLSLIKWILIVRFSTYFPGYFDGQYWLWWVFLVLGFLLFLRGFINYARIRKMTDTFSTLPRTRVLFIY from the exons ATGGCCGAACCGAGCGGCAGATACCAGCAG CTGCCCAATGAGGAGGACCCAGAGGAGAGTCCACAGGTAGCAGCTGATGCTCCACCCCCGTACAGCAGCATCGCAGTGGACAATGCTG CCTACTTTGACTGCAAGGAAGACGGGGCTTTCCCCAAGCCTCCGTCATACAACGTAGCAACGACGCTACCTTCCTATGATGAAGCAGAAAGAACCAAGGCTGAGACTACTGTTCCCCTGGTAGCTGGAAGA GATGAAGACTTTGTGACCAGAGACGACTTTGAAGACGCCGATCAGCTGAGGATAGGAAATGACGGCATCTTCATGCTCACCTTTTTCA TGGCATTCCTGTTCAACTGGATCGGCTTcttcctgtctttctgtctgaccACCTCAGCAGCCGGCCGCTACGGAGCCATCTCGGGCTTCGGCCTCTCTCTAATCAAATGGATCCTCATAGTCAGG TTCTCCACGTACTTCCCCGGTTACTTTGATGGACAGTACTGGCTGTGGTGGGTGTTCCTGGTGTTGG GCTTTTTGCTCTTCCTTCGAGGATTCATCAACTACGCCAGAATCCGCAAGATGACCGACACCTTCTCCACCCTGCCCCGCACCCGAGTCCTCTTCATTTACTGA
- the endou2 gene encoding uridylate-specific endoribonuclease B, whose translation MIESDRELSSMVQELWDNDINRLKPGKDYRISLQGKAGDSMAINDNNDGAGYPLFTFVNENIFKKETFLAFISLLDNYVSDTGEPEIVTPEEVAENHKFLDAIIKTPTMKIAHKYLAEKNLSPEDETKFKEQLYRIWFELYARRGSSRPDSSGFEHVFVGETRGGRTVIGFHNWIQLYLQEKLGHIDYKGYSVDAHSPQPDENKHILALQFSWKDGIKPKGSIFIGVSPEFEFALYTLCFLTSPNERVKVQFSFYDVEIVCHHYNQKHIGTTYPVLIRYRIPTK comes from the exons ATGATTGAGAGTGACAGAGAGCTGTCGTCCATGGTGCAGGAGCTGTGGGACAACGACATCAACAGACTCAAACCTGGGAAAGACTACAGGATCTCTCTGCAG GGTAAAGCTGGAGACAGCATGGCCATCAACGACAACAATGATGGAGCAGGATATCCtctgtttacatttgttaaCGAGAACATTTTCAAAAAGGAGACTTTTTTAG CCTTTATCTCCCTGTTGGATAACTATGTGAGTGACACCGGCGAGCCAGAAATTGTAACCCCCGAGGAGGTGGCAGAGAACCACAAATTCCTGGACGCCATCATTAAGACTCCCACTATGAAG ATAGCTCATAAATACCTGGCAGAGAAGAACCTCTCTCCAGAGGATGAGACGAAATTCAAGGAGCAGCTGTACAGGATCTGGTTTGAACTCTATGCGAGGAGAGGATCCAGCAG ACCAGACTCCTCCGGGTTTGAACATGTGTTTGTTGGAGAGACGAGAGGAGGGCGCACTGTCATCGGCTTCCACAACTGGATCCAGCTCTACCTTCAAGAGAAGCTGGGACACATTGACTACAAAGGCTACAGCGTTGACGCACATTCACCCCAG CCAGACGAGAACAAACACATCCTGGCACTACAGTTCAGCTGGAAGGATGGTATAAAGCCCAAGGGCAGCATCTTCATCGGCGTCAGTCCCGAGTTTGAGTTTGCCCTCTACACCCTCTGTTTCCTCACCTCGCCCAACGAGCGCGTCAAAGTCCAGTTCAGTTTCTACGACGTGGAGATTGTTTGCCACCACTACAACCAAAAGCACATAGGCACCACTTACCCTGTGCTTATTAGGTACCGGATACCTACAAAGTAA
- the rnf14 gene encoding E3 ubiquitin-protein ligase RNF14, giving the protein MSEDKEAQEDELLALASIYDEEEFRQAETAQGGEIQLCLELPPDFKVVVKGEKQTEYNVCFLPPLVLNFELPADYPSTSAPVFTLSSKWMTKAQMSSLCRRLDELWEENQGCVILFTWIQFLKEEALDFLAIQSPLEVIRGGSKAGGAHRKTDPAATALTEASHSENADEKKREVSKEKSEPPLSVSSQLDPRAVLLMDPCADLLPQLLDFDEEQRQRVFDSKVFGCGICFAEKLGSSCLCFKECQHVYCKACMTEYFQIQIRDGNVQCLNCPEPKCTSLATPSQVKHLVDEELFARYDRLLLQSTLDLMADVVYCPRQSCGTAVMVEPDTTMGICSACQYAFCTLCKLGYHGLSHCKVTADELRNLRDEYLSATDEGKKFLEQRFGKRVIQKAVEESFSRDWLNENCKGCPRCGTNIQKVDGCNKMTCTSCRQYFCWLCLGLLSKVNPYSHFNNPHSPCYNQLFHGVDLDEEDAFWSDEED; this is encoded by the exons ATGTCTGAAGACAAGGAAGCCCAGGAGGATGAGCTGCTTGCTTTAGCAAGTATCTATGATGAGGAGGAGTTCCGCCAGGCTGAGACTGCTCAGGGGGGAGAGATCCAACTCTGTCTGGAGCTCCCTCCTGATTTCAAAGTTGTTGTCAAAG GAGAGAAGCAAACTGAATATAATGTCTGCTTCTTACCTCCTTTGGTGCTCAACTTTGAGCTTCCTGCAGACTACCCGTCTACATCCGCACCAGTCTTCACTCTCAGCTCTAAATGGATGACCAAGGCACAG ATGAGCTCTCTGTGCAGACGCCTGGATGAGCTGTGGGAGGAGAACCAAGGCTGTGTGATTCTTTTCACATGGATCCAGTTCCTCAAAGAGGAGGCTCTGGACTTTCTGGCCATCCAGTCTCCTCTTGAAGTCATCAGGGGGGGAAGTAAGGCAGGTGGTGCACACAGAAAAACCGACCCAGCAGCCACAG CTTTGACAGAGGCGAGTCACTCTGAAAACGctgatgaaaagaaaagagaggtgAGCAAAGAAAAGTCTGAACCACCTCTGTCAGTGTCTTCTCAACTGGACCCGCGGGCCGTCCTGTTGATGGACCCGTGTGCCGACCTCCTACCTCAGCTCCTGGACTTTGACGAGGAGCAGCGCCAAAGGGTGTTTGATAGCAAGGTGTTCGGCTGCGGGATCTGCTTTGCAGAGAAGCTGGGCTCCAGCTGCCTCTGCTTTAAGGAGTGCCAGCATGTCTACTGCAAGGCCTGCATGACTGAATACTTCCAGATCCAAATACGGGACGGCAACGTTCAGTGCCTTAATTGCCCTGAGCCCAAATGTACCTCCTTAGCCACACCATCACAG GTGAAGCACCTGGTGGATGAGGAGCTGTTTGCCCGTTATGACCGTTTGCTGCTCCAGTCCACTCTGGACCTCATGGCCGACGTGGTCTACTGTCCCCGCCAGTCTTGCGGCACCGCTGTTATGGTGGAGCCAGACACAACCATGGGCATTTGCTCGGCCTGCCAGTATGCTTTTTGCACACTGTGCAAGCTGGGCTATCACGGTCTCTCCCATTGTAAAGTTACTGCAG ATGAATTGCGTAACCTCAGAGATGAGTACCTGTCAGCCACAGATGAGGGCAAAAAGTTCCTGGAGCAACGCTTCGGGAAGAGGGTGATCCAGAAAGCAGTGGAAGAGTCCTTTAGCAGAGACTGGCTCAACGAGAACTGCAAAGGATGCCCACGCTGTGGAACTAATATACAG AAAGTGGATGGCTGTAACAAGATGACGTGTACCTCGTGTAGACAGTACTTCTGCTGGCTGTGCCTGGGCCTCCTCAGCAAAGTCAACCCGTACAGTCACTTCAACAACCCACATTCACCCTGCTACAACCA ACTCTTCCATGGTGTGGATCTCGATGAAGAAGATGCCTTCTGGAGTGACGAGGAGGACTGA
- the hspa4a gene encoding heat shock 70 kDa protein 4a gives MSVVGFDLGFQSCYVAVARAGGIETVANEYSDRCTPSFVSFGPRNRAIGAAAKSQVVTNCQNTVQGFKRFHGRAMSDPYVQGAKSKLVYDLAQMPSGSTGIKVMYMEEERVFSIEQVTGMLLTKLKETAESALKKPVADCVISVPSYFTDAERRSVMDAAQIAGLNCLRLMNETTAVTLAYGIYKQDLPAPEEKPRIVVFVDVGHSGYQVSVCAFNKGKLKILATACDSELGGKDFDDILVNYFCEEFGKKYKLDVRSKPRALVRLYQECEKLKKLMSANSSDLPLNIECFMNDIDVSSKLNRGQFEEMCAALLAKVEGPLRSVMEQTKLKKEDIYAVEIVGGASRIPAIKERISKFFGKELSTTLNADEAVARGCALQCAILSPAFKVREFSITDVVPYAISLKWNSAAEEGMSDCEVFPKNHPAPFSKVLTFFRKETFTLEGYYNNPKELPYPSSTIGQFLIQNVAPQASGDSSKVKVKVRVNVHGVFSVSSASLVEVLKTAEGEEPMETDQTVKEDENKMQVDQEDQKNHAGENEDKKSEAEEMETTEDTKQEKKTDQPPQAKKPKVKTKTVELPIENNLHWQLSSDVLNMFVENEGKMIMQDKLEKERNDAKNNVEEYVYEMRDKLHGVLEKFVSEADRDSFSLKLEDTENWLYEDGEDQQKQVYIDKLAELKKIGQPIHERHMEAEERPKAFEELGRQIQMYMKVIEAYKAKDELYDHLDELEVTRVEKQVKDAMAWMNTKMNQQNNQDLTLDPVVKVVEIQAKVKELYSACNSVVSKPKPKVEPPKEEKTENGPVNGQEGRESQPCNPDKATPAGTEQGTAENKLPEMDID, from the exons ATGTCAGTGGTGGGATTTGACTTGGGCTTTCAAAGCTGCTATGTAGCTGTAGCCCGAGCTGGAGGAATCGAGACAGTCGCCAACGAGTACAGCGACAGATGTACACC GTCATTTGTATCGTTTGGACCACGAAATCGAGCTATTGGAGCAGCTGCGAAGAGCCAG GTGGTGACCAACTGTCAGAACACGGTGCAGGGCTTCAAGCGATTCCATGGCAGGGCGATGTCAGACCCCTATGTCCAGGGAGCCAAGTCTAAGCTGGTGTACGACTTGGCACAGATGCCCTCTGGATCCACCGGTATAAAA GTGATGtacatggaggaggagagagtgtTCAGCATTGAGCAAGTCACCGGCATGCTGCTGACCAAACTGAAGGAGACTGCTGAAAGTGCACTGAAGAAACCAGTTGCGGACTGTGTCATTTCG GTACCGAGCTATTTCACTGACGCAGAGAGAAGGTCTGTCATGGATGCAGCTCAGATTGCAGGCTTAAACTGTCTACGACTAATGAATGAGACCACTGCAG TGACTCTGGCATATGGCATCTACAAGCAGGACCTGCCAGCTCCAGAAGAGAAGCCCAGGATAGTGGTGTTTGTGGACGTGGGCCACTCGGGTTACCAGGTGTCAGTTTGTGCCTTCAACAAGGGAAAGCTCAAG ATCCTGGCCACAGCATGTGATTCAGAGCTTGGCGGCAAAGACTTTGACGACATCCTGGTCAACTACTTCTGTGAGGAGTTTGGGAAAAAGTACAAGCTGGACGTCAGGTCCAAGCCCAGGGCACTGGTCCGACTGTACCAAGAGTGCGAGAAGCTTAAGAAGCTGATGAGTGCCAACTCCTCTGACCTTCCTCTCAACATTGAGTGCTTCATGAATGACATTGATGTTTCCAGTAAACTCAACAG AGGTCAATTTGAAGAGATGTGTGCGGCACTGCTGGCCAAAGTGGAGGGTCCCCTGCGCAGCGTCATGGAACAAACCA AGCTGAAAAAGGAAGACATCTATGCAGTGGAGATTGTGGGCGGTGCCTCCAGAATCCCTGCCATCAAAGAGCGAATCAGCAAATTCTTCGGCAAAGAGCTGAGCACCACCCTGAATGCAGATGAGGCCGTGGCTAGAGGCTGTGCTCTGCAG TGTGCTATCTTGTCACCAGCATTCAAAGTCAGAGAGTTCTCCATCACAGATGTTGTCCCTTACGCCATCTCTCTAAAATGGAATTCAGCCGCAGAGGAGGGAATGAG TGATTGTGAAGTTTTCCCAAAGAACCATCCAGCCCCATTCTCCAAAGTTTTGACTTTCTTCCGGAAAGAGACCTTCACCCTCGAAGGTTACTACAACAACCCCAAGGAGCTGCCCTACCCCAGCAGCACTATAG GCCAGTTCCTGATCCAGAATGTGGCTCCTCAGGCATCTGGGGAcagttcaaaggtcaaagtgAAAGTACGGGTCAATGTTCACGGCGTGTTCAGTGTATCGAGCGCCTCACTTGTAGAGGTTTTGAAAACAGCTGAGGGGGAAGAGCCAATGGAGACAGACCAGACAGTGAAGGAAGATGAG AACAAAATGCAGGTGGACCAGGAGGATCAGAAAAACCATGCAGGAGAAAATGAAGACAAGAAATCTGAGGCAGAAGAGATGGAG ACAACAGAGGACACCAAGCAGGAGAAGAAGACCGACCAGCCTCCTCAGGCAAAGAAGCCCAAAGTGAAAACGAAGACGGTGGAGCTGCCCATAGAGAACAACTTGCACTGGCAGCTGTCCAGTGACGTACTAAATATGTTTGTGGAGAATGAG GGTAAAATGATCATGCAGGATAAGCTAGAGAAGGAGAGGAATGACGCTAAGAACAACGTCGAAGAGTATGTGTACGAGATGAGGGATAAACTGCACGGCGTCCTGGAGAAGTTTGTCAGTGAAGCT GATCGTGACTCTTTCTCGTTAAAACTGGAGGACACAGAGAACTGGCTGTATGAAGACGGAGAGGACcaacagaaacaagtttacattGACAAACTGGCTGAACTGAAG aaaattgGCCAGCCAATTCATGAGAGACATATGGAAGCTGAGGAGAGACCAAAAGCATTTGAGGAGCTTGGCAGACAGATCCAGATGTACATGAAGGTCATTGAGGCTTATAAAGCAAAG GATGAGCTGTATGATCACCTGGATGAACTGGAGGTGACTCGGGTGGAAAAGCAGGTGAAAGATGCCATGGCCTGGATGAACACCAAGATGAACCAGCAGAATAACCAGGACCTCACTCTGGATCCAGTGGTCAAAGTTGTAGAGATCCAGGCCAAAGTTAAG GAGCTATATTCAGCCTGCAACTCTGTGGTGTCCAAACCCAAGCCCAAGGTGGAGCCTCCTAAGGAGGAGAAGACAGAGAACGGGCCAGTCAATGGACAGGAAGGAAGAGAGAGTCAGCCATGCAACCCAGACAAAGCCACACCTGCCGGCACGGAACAGGGAACGGCAGAGAACAAGCTCCCTGAAATGGACATTGACTAA